GCTCGCCGAACGCGAAGACCATCTCCTCGGCGTCGGCCTCGATCCGGAGGGAGCTGTCGATTTCGAAATAGAGTTTCACCGGCGCGCTCACCTCCACGGTGTACTCGCCAGCCAGGAGGTCTTCGCTAGCGTGATGTTCGGCGTGGGCCACCACCGTTCCGCTCTCGTCACGGACGTGCACTGACACCACGCTGGGTAGCGCTATCGAATCCGTCCGGATCGAGACGGCGCTGTCGACCGGAAACCGGAACTCCTCGGTGGCGCACGGCTCCGGACTGACCGCTCCCGTCGAGAGCACATATCGGTGGCGCTCTATCGGGTCCACCACCGCCAGTCCACCCACCGCCCGCTCGAAGAACGCTCCGTCCATCAATCGCCGGCTTGGTTCATCGGATACATGGTTGGATTCGTTCGTATTTCGGCTGTATGTGGAGCCTGCGCGATGAAACAAAAAGCTATGCGTTCGACTCACTATACGTTCGCACGAAACGAAAGCGGAGCGACTGTGACTCGAAAATGCCGTACGATCGAGGAGGTGTCGGGGAGCTACAGAACGGTCCCGAGGACGACACCGGTGAGCAACGACAGCAACAGGACTCCGCCGGCCGTCGTGAACGGGATCCGTTCGACGCGGTGGGCCGGCCGACCCAGCCGCGAGTCAGTTTCGGTCGAGGCGAGCACGATGACGCCGGCGGTGGCGAGGGCGAGGCCGATGACCAGTCCCCAGAGGAAGGTGAGACCGGACGCCCCGGCGAGGACGATGGCGACCGCGCGGCTCAGGACGACTCCCGTGCCGGCGATTATCGGCGCGCTCCCGACGACGCTGGCGCGGTCGACCCTTTCCGTGCTAACCAGGCGATTCGCACCGGCGAACCCCCCCGACGAGCCGGGGCGGCGGTGGCGACGTGACATATCTTCAGATTTGAACCCACCATCATAATACCCCGTCAGACGCGCGTCAGCCGACGGCTGTGGACGGCCGATCACAGGGGAACAGCCATATCCGTTCGTCCCGATGTCGTCCCGTGACCGAGCAACTCTATCTGCCCGACGAGGAGTACCGCCGCGCGTTCGACGCCCGCGTCACGGACGTCGACGACGCGGATCGAACAGTAGTGCTCGACAGGACGCTCTTTTACAAGGAAGGCGGCGGACAGCCACCGGATCACGGCAGCCTCTCGTGGGACAGTGGCGAAGCGCGCGTCGTCGACGTCAGGAAGGACCACGGCGAGATCCGACACACGGTCGAAGGGGACCTCCCGGAGGAGGACATAACTGTGCACGGCGAACTCGACTGGGAACGCCGCCACGCCCATATGCGCTATCACACCGCCCAACACGTGGTCTCGAAGGTCGTCCTCGACGAGTACGGCGCGAGCACCGCCGGCAACCAGATATACGCGGACCACGCGCGCATCGACTTCGCGCCGGCCGATTTCGACGAGCGAGACCTTCGGGACATCGAGGAGCGTGCGAACGCGCTCATCGATCGGGATCTGCCCGTCGAAAAGGCGAACCGCTCGCGGGCGGCGCTCGAAGCCGAAACGCCCGACGGACGGACGAACCTCGATTTGATTCCCGAGAACGTCGACCCGCTGCGGGCGGTCTCGATCGGCGACATCGATATCTGTCCCTGCGGCGGCACGCACGTCGACGGCCTCGGCGAACTCGGCGAGTTGGAGATCGTCGAGCGCGCGTCCAAGGGGGCCGACACCGAACGCATCGAGTTCGTCCTCCACGACCCCGATTGAGAATCGATCGCGCCAACCCACACAAAGCTTATTACAACACCATAGCCATCCGAAATCGGAGCCGCCGAGGCTCCGCGCCAGTGGGGGCGACTCCGTTGCCTGGCATCACCACACCCCTCCCCATCCTCGTCCCCGCTACTTTTCGACCGAGAGCGCGAGCGCCGTGAGTGGGAGGTGTTATGCGGACTCAACCGCTCGGGACACCAATGCGTGTGCTGGTGACCGGCGCGACGGGCTTCGTCGGCGGGCGACTCGCCTCCACCCTCGCCGCGGCCGGCCACGACCTCACCGTCATCACTCGAAACGCCGCGCGCTACGACGGCCCGCCGGCCCGCGTCGTCGAGGGCGACCTGCTCGAGCCGGGAAGCTTCGAGGACGCCTTCGAGGGCTGTGCGGCGGCGTACTATCTGGTTCACTCGATGGACGCGACCGATTTCGTCGAACGCGACCGCCGTGCGGCGCGGCACTTCGCGCGCGCGGCGAGCGCCGCCGACTGCTCGCGGGTGATATATCTCGGCGGTCTCGGCCGCGAATCCGACGCGCTCTCGCCACATCTCCGCTCGCGCCACGAGGTCGAGCGGCTGCTCGGCGCGGGCGAGTACGATTTGACCACCCTCCGAGCGGCGGTCATCGTCGGCGCTGGTGGGGCGAGTTTCGAGATGGTGCGCCAGTTCGTCGCACACCTGCCCCCGGTGTTCGTCCTGCCACTTCCCACCGGAGTGCGAACGGACTGCCAGCCGATCGCCATCGACGACGTGGTCGGCTATCTCAGCGCGGTGCTCGACGCGCCCGAGACCCGCGGCAAGTCGTTCGACATCGGCGGTCCGACGGTCCTCACTTACGCCGACCTCCTCCAGCGCACGGCGCGCGCGCACGGCTGCTGGCTGTTCGTCGCCGGCGTGCCGTGGCTGAACGAGCACGTTTCGGCGCGGTGGCTCGCCCGCCTCACCGACGTCCCCGAGACCGTCGTCGCGCCGCTCATGGAGGGTCTCGACAACACGGTCGTCGTCAGGGAGGGGGCCATCGACGAGTTCGTCACGGTCGCACACACGCCCATCGACAGGGCGATCGAGCGAGCGATGGCGGGGACCTGAATCAGTCCATCGTGTGTTCGAGGGTGGAACGCCGCTCGGCGATTGCATCGGCCGAAACTGACAGTTCGGTCCCGTCGATGGCGAGGTCGAGCCGCCCCGAATCGGTCGCCGTGCCGAGTTCGTGAACAGGGGCCACCCCGGAGAAGGCCTCACGAACCCCCGCAGGATCCGTCGTCTCGATGACTGCCCGCCCCGGCTGTTCGTGAAACAGGTGCTCGGCGGCGCTCGCCGAGCCGTCGAGTTCGACTGCTGCGCCCGCATCTCCGGAGATCATCTCGGCGAGCGCCACCGCGAGACCACCATGACTCACGTCGTGAACGGCGAGCGTTTCCTCACGGTCGGCCACCGCGGCGAGCGTCTCGATTAGCTCGCCCGAGTCCTCGGGCAGCGTCGGGAAGCGGTCGGTTCCACCCGCGAGTGCGAGATACTGGGAGCCGCCGAGTCCCGTCTCGTGGCCGGCGAGGGCACGGTCGCCGATCACTACGACTGTGCCCTCGCCCACGAGTTCCGTCGGCGGGGCGTGGTAGCCCTCGCGCGCGCCGACCATCGCGAGCGTCGGCGTCGGTGGAATCGCGCCCGCCGCCGAGTCGTTGTACAGCGAGACGTTGCCGCCGACGACCGGCACGGACAAGGTTTCGCACATCTCCGCAAGCCCGTCGACGATGGCCGAGAACCCACCGTAGACGTCGGGTTTCTCGGGATTGCCGCCGTTGAGGCAGTCGACAGCCGCCAGCGGCGTCGCACCCTTCGCGGCGAGATTCGTGGCGTTTTCGAGCGCGACTGCGCGCGCACCCTCGTGGGGGTTGGCCGCGGTCCAGTGCGGCTCCGCGCCCACCGAGAGCGCGAGCCCAGTATCGGTCTCGTGGATCGCCAACACGGCGCTGTCGTCGCCCGGTCCGCGGGCGGTGCGGAGGCCGACCTCGTGGTCGTACTGGCGATAGATCCACTCGCGGCTCGCGGTGTTCGGACTTCGCACCACCTGCTCGAACGCCGTTTCGAGGTCCGTTGCGGGGAGATTGCGGGTGGGTTCGGTGGGTCGTTCGGCGGGGAGGTCGTTCGCCGGTGCGCCGTCGGCGAGGAACTCCGCCGGGACATCCACCACGGTCTCGCCGTCGAACAGGCAGGTGTAGTTCCCCCCAGTTACTTCGCCGATGACCGAACAGCCGAGGTCGAAGCGCGCGGCGATGTCTTCCACTCGGTCGGTGTTCTCGGGGGCCACCTCGTAGCACATCCGCTCTTGTGACTCGGCGAGCAGGATTTCGAGCGCGTTCATCCCCGGTTCGCGCTGGTGCACGGTTTCGAGATCGATGCGCGCGCCGAGATCGCCCTTGGCGACGAGTTCCGAGGAGGCCCCGCCGAGTCCCGCCGCGCCGAGGTCGCGGGCCGATTCGACGAGTCCCTCGTCGACGAGAGCCTCGTTGGCTTCGACGAGTCGTTTTTCGGCGTAGGGGTCGCCGACCTGGACGGCGGGGCGGTCCTCGGTCGCGGCGTCCTCACCCAAATCCTCGCTCGCGAAGCTCGCACCGCCTAATCCATCGCGTCCGGTCGCGTTGCCGACGAGCACGAGTTTGTTCCCGGCGTGCTGAGCCTCGGCGGTGAGCAGGCGATCGGGCGGGAGAAGTCCGACACAGGCGACGTTGACGAGCGGGTTGCCCTCGTAGCCTTCATGGAAGGCGAGACTGCCGCCGACCGTGGGAACGCCGATTGCGTTGCCGTAGTCGGCGATCCCCTCAACGACGCCATCGAGGAGGTAGCGCGAGTGTTCGCGGTCGAAGTCACCGAAATACAGCGAATCGAGCAGCGCGATCGGATACGCACCCATCGAGAGCGTATCGCGGACGATGCCGCCGACGCCTGTGGCCGCACCGTCGTAGGGGTCGACGTAGGAGGGGTGGTTGTGGCTCTCGATGCCGAACGTGATGTACAGCTCTTCATTCGGTAGCGTGACCACGGCGGCGTCGTCGCCCGGCCCCATCACCACGTGCTCGCCCTCGCTCTCGAACGCCGACAGCAGCGGCCGCGAGGAACGGTAGGCACAGTGCTCGCTCCAGAGGTTCTCGAACAGCGCGGTCTCCGCGCGCGTCGGTTCACGGCCGAGTTCGCGGGTGACGCGATCGCGGTCGTCCGCCGAGAGGGTCATTGGCCGCCGTTACGAGCGGGCCATGAAAGCGGTTGTGGATGGCCTCCGCTCGGACCCTCAGGCGTCCGCCACCGGACCGTCCGCCTCGGTCCACGCCTCGAAGCCGCCGGCGACGTTCGCGACCCCGGACAGCCCCATCTCCTGAGCCGTCTGTACAGCGAGTGCCGACCGTCCACCGACCGCACAGTAAAAGAGCAGTTCCTCGTCCGACGCGAACTCCTCGATGTGATAGGGGCTTTCGGGGTCGATGTGGAACTCCAACATCCCGCGCGAGGCGTGAATCGCCCCCGGAATCCGTCCGTTCGCATCGAGTTCCGGCGCGTCGCGGACGTCGACGAACACCGCGTCGCCGAGCCGGTCGATTGCTTGCTCGACCGAATACGTCGTGATTTCGGCGATGGCTTCGGTCAGTAGCTCCTCGTATCCTTTCGTCACCCCCATGTCATGTGAACGGTTCGTCATTGCTGTCACTACCGACTACATAGCATTTTCAAGTAGATACATCTTTTTTGATATTTTCCGCCACGATTCGAGCACGAATAACTCCCGTTCGATGGCCTGCAACCGCCGACGCGACCGATACCGGGGGGTTTTTGCTCCAGCGCCCGAAATCACGCCCGTGCTGTCGGCCGAGCTTCACTGTCATTCGGAACTGTCCTTCGACGGCCGCGACCCCGTCGAACTGCTGCTCTCGCAGGCCGAGGCCGTCGGACTCGACGCGCTCGCGGTGACCGACCACGACGAAATCGACGCCAGCCTCGCGGCCGCCGAGCGCGCCGCCGACTACGGGCTGGTGGGAATCCCCGGCTCCGAAGTGACGAGCGCCGCCGGCCACGTGCTCGCGCTCGGCATTCACGAACGCGTTCCGGCCGGCCTGCCGTTCACCGAGACCATCGAGCACATCCACGAACAAGATGGAATCGCGGTCGTGCCCCATCCCTTCCAGCGCTCGCGCAGCGGCGTCGCCCCCCACATCACGGACGCGGAACTGGCGAGTGCCGACGCCATCGAGATCTACAACTCGCGGCTCCTGACTGGCCGCTCGAACCGCCGCGCCGGACGGTTCGCCCGCGCGCACGACCTCCCGATGACCGCCGGCAGCGACGCCCACATCGCCGAGATGGTCGGCCAAGCCGTGACGAACGTCGGCGCGACCGAGCGCACGCCCACGGGCGTCCTCGACGGGATTCGGGCGGGTCGGACCGAGGTCATCGGCAAGCGCACGCCGTGGCGCATCAGCCTCCGACAGGCCGGCGGCGGCGTCAAGCGTCGCATCAAAAGCCGACTCACGAGCCTACTGTAGCTACTCGGCCACCTCGATCGCCTCACACCCGATTTCCATCGTGTCGGCGTCGACGTCGCTCGCGCGGAGTTCGTCGGACGTGTACCACCGCCACGCCTCGGACCCCGGTTCGTCGTCACCCTCGGGGGCAATCGTCCGATTCCCGACGCGCGCGAAATACACGTGGTCGACGTGCTGGTGACTCACCCGGCCGTCGGGATGGACGTCGATGTCGTAGAGCATCTGATAGCGCGGTTGTGGTAGCGCCTTCCCACTAGGCGCGTCGATATTCGGCGAACTACCGGCGAGTTCGGCGTTCAATCCGGTCTCCTCGTGTACCTCGCGCAGGCCCGCCTCGTGAGGGAGTTCGTCGCGGTCGACGTGCCCGCCCGGCGGGAGGCGAATCCCGAGCGTGGGATGCTCGTGGAGCGCCGTCGCGCCGTCGTTGACGAGATACACTGTTGCCGTGAAATGCCGGGTCGTCTCCATGTTCCGGAGACGATGGCCGTGGCTTTCGGTGTTGTGACCCGTGGCGAACGGGTCGATTGAGCCGTCTCAGTCGTCGACCGACGGCACCGAGGGTTCGTGATCGGTCACCGAGCGGTCGTGGAGGTGGCAGGCCGCCGGTTGCGCGGCGTCGGTGGCCCGGAGTTCGGGATGTTCGCGTTCACAGACCGTCTCGAATTCGGCGGCCAGAGACCGCTCGGCGGCGTTGAACGCGCCGGCAACGACGCTCTCGATGGCGTCGGCGAGCACCGACTCGGCCGCCGGGTCGGTGAGCGACTCGGGGATCCCGAACTCATTGCGGATGGCCGTCGCCACCGCCGCGTCGCTCACGGCTTCCTCGTCGGTGGCGTCGCCCTCCGCGACGAGTACCTCGCGTATCGAACCGGGTTCGACCTGTCGGTTCCCGAGTCGGGTTCTGAAGTCCATCACGCTCCGCCAGTTCTCCTGGTCGAAGTCGTACTCGTCGGGTTGGATGACCGATGGACAGCGGGTGTGGAACCGACAGCCATCGGGCGGGTCCGCAGGACTCGGCACGTCGCCGACGAGTTCGACACCGCCACCGCGCTCGCGCGGGTCAGGTGTCGGAATCGACCCCAACAGCGCCTGCGTGTAGGGATGTTGAGGGTCGACGAACACCGTCTCGGTCGGACCGATCTCGACGATCTCGCCGAGATACATCACCGCGACCCGGTCACATACCTGTCTGATGACGCTCATGTCGTGACTGATGAACAGGATCGCGAGACCGAACTCCCGTTGGATATCGTCGATGAGACTGAGGATTTCGGCCTGGAGGCTCACGTCGAGTGCGCTCACGGGTTCGTCGGCCACGATGAGGTCGGGGTTGAGCACGAGCGCGCGGGCGAGCGCGATGCGCTGTTTCTGCCCGCCGGAGAACTCGTGAGGGTAGCGGTTGGCGGCCGTCCGGTCGAGACCGACCCGCTCCAGAGTGTTCCTGACGACCGCCCGACGGCGTTCGCGGGGCAGTCCGTGCACCCGGAGCGGTTCGGCGACCGACTCGCCGACGGTCATCCGCGGGTCGAAACTCGAATTCGGGTCCTGAAACACCATCTGCGCCCGCCGCCGGAACCGCTTCAGTTCGGCCGTGTCGCAGTCACCGAGGTCCGTGCCGTCGAACGTGACCGTGCCGTCGGTCGGCTCCTCGAACCCGAGCAGCGTCGTTGCGGCCGTCGATTTCCCACACCCGCTCTCGCCGACGAGACCGAGCGTCTCGCCGCGTGCGAGGTCGAAATCGATGCCGTCGACGGCACGCACCCGACCGACTTCGCGCCGCAGCACGCCTTCGGTGATCGGGTAGTGTTTCGTCAGGTTCCGAACCGAGAGGAGGTGGTCGGTCACGGCTTCCCCCCGTCGGCGTAGCCCGGTTCCTGCGTCTCGTCGGTGATGGTCGAGGCGTCGTAGCCCGGTTGGTAGTAGACACACGAGACGGTGTGACCATCACGCTCGGTCGGCGTCAGCGGTGGCTGGTCGCCCATCGTACAGTCCTCGATGGCGTGAGGACAGCGGGGATGGAACCGACAGCCCTCGGGCGGGTCGGTCGCGCTCGGCAGCGTCCCACCGATGGTCTCCACCGCTTTGCCCCGACCGGGAAGGCAGTCGAACAGCGCGCGTGTATAGGGGTGTGACGGCTGCTCGAAGACGTCGTAGACGTCGCCGTACTCCATCACCTTGCCGGCGTACATCACGACGACGCTATCGGCGACCTCCGCGACGACGCTTAGGTCGTGGGTGATGAGGAGGATCCCCATGTCGAACTCGTCCTGTAACTCGCCGAGCAGACGGAGGATCTGGGCTTGAATCGTCACGTCGAGCGCCGTCGTGGGTTCGTCGGCGATCAGCAAATCGGGGTTCGACGCGAGCGCCATCGCGATCACGACGCGCTGTTTCATCCCGCCGGAGAACTCGTGTGGGTAGTCGTCGAAGCGGGCGGGTGCGTCGGGAATACCCACCCTGTCGAGGAGTTCGACCGCGTGCTCGCGAGCGGCACGCTTGCCGACGTCGCGATGGAGCCGGATGGCCTCGACGATCTGCCAGCCGACGGTGTAGACCGGGTTGAGCGCGTCCTGTGGGTTCTGGAAGACGTGACCGACCGACCCCCCACGTATCTCCCGGAGTTCGGACTTGCCCATGCCGAGGATGCTCCGGCCCTCGAAACGGACGTCACCGTCGGAAATCTCGCCCGGTGGCGACTGGACGAGGCGAGTGATCGACTCGCTCGTGACCGTCTTGCCCGACCCGCTCTCGCCGACGATACAGACCGTCTCGCCACGCTCGACGGTGAAACTCACGCCATCGACCGCGCGAACGATGCCGTCGTCGGTGTGAAAGCGAGTCGTGAGGTCGTCGACCGCGAGTAGTGGTTCGGTCATTCAGTACGCTCCTGTCGTGGATCGAGTGCGTCCCGCAGTGCGTCGCCGAGGAAGTTGAACGCCATGATGGTCGCGAACAGGAAGAAGCCCGGGATCGTCGAGATCCACCACGCGCTCGCGAGGTCGCCCCGCCCGGCCGCGATGACCTGCCCCCACGAGGGAACCGTCGGGTCGGTCAGTCCGAGGAACGAAAAGGACGCCTCGGCGAGGATCAAGACCGGAATGCCGAGCGTTGCCGCCGTGATGACGGTGTTCGAGACGTTCGGCACGAGATGGCGACGGATGATGTAGCCCGTGTTCGCGCCGGCCCCCTCGGCCGCCCGGAAGTATTCCTCCTCGCGGCGCTGGAGCGCCTCGCTCCTGACGAGGCGGGCGATGCCACCCCAGCCGAAGAAGCCGAAGATACCGATGAGCAACACCAGACTCCCCCCGAGGATGTACAACAGTAGTAAGAAGAGGATGAACTGCGGGAAGGAGATCTGGACGTCGACGTAGCGCATGAGCAGTTCGTCGACGATCCCGCCGAAGTACGCGGCGGTCGTACCGACGACGGTCCCGAGGACGACCTGAATCAGCATGCCGACGAGCCCGACTTCCATGCTCACGCGCATCCCGAAGACGATCATCTTGAAGATGTCCTTGCCCTCGCCGGTCGTCCCGAGCGGGTGTTCCCACGTCCCTTGGCACTGACCGTCGGCGACGGAGCCGACACAGCCCACGGGGACGTCCTGTGAGACGGAGAGGCCGACCGGGGGCTGATACGAAGCGAGCACGTCGACCGCGGGATAGCCGAGCACCATCGGACCGACGATGCCGACGGCGAGCACACTGAGCAGGAACGCCAGACTCACGACGGCGGCGGTGTTCTTCTTGAACTCGCGCCAGTAGTACCGCGTCATCCGCCGGTTGGTGGCGAGCGGGACCACCGCGTAGAAGACTAGTACCAAAAGTGTCAGGACGAACATCCAGTCGGCAGCGCTGACCGCCGCGAGCCCCGGAATCGACACGATATCGCCGACGGGATCGACGTAGCTGGCTGCGATGAGGACGACGTAGGCGACGAGCGAGGCGACGAACGCGAGCGTCCGTTTCGGCATCGACTGGCGGCGCTCGCCGACCGCATCCCAGTCGATCTCCTCGAATCGGTCATCGGGTGAGTGATCCGTCGCCATTATCGATCACTGAAGTCGATCCGTGGGTCCACCACGGTGTACGCGAGGTCCTGCAGCAGGTTGCCGATGACGCCGATGGTCACGAAGATGAACGTCGTGCCGAGCACCAGCGCGGTGTCCTGCTGTTCGATGGCGTCGAAGACGAGCCGTCCGAGTCCCGGGATGCCGAAGACCACCTCGACCAGCACCGACGAGGAGATGAGCAGCGCCAGGACGTCGCCGACGAGGATCGTCGAGAGCGGCACGAGCGCCGGGCGGAAGACGTGACGGAAGGTGATGCGCCGGGAGTCGGCACCCTTCGCGCGGGCGGTCTTGACGAACGTCGCGCCGACGTATTCGAGCGACTCGGCCCGGGCGTAGCGCATCTGACTCGCCATCGCGCCCGTCGTGAGGACGATTATCGGGAGCACCAACTGTCTGAGGTTCGACAGCGAGAACGTCGGCAGGTTCGGGTCGAACAGGATGGGAAACCAGCCCAATCCGACGCCGAAAACCAACAGGAGAACGATGCCGAACCAGAAGTTCGGGATGCTGACGCCGAAGAAGGCGAGGAAGGTCGCGGCGTAGTCGCTTTTGGTGTACTGGTGGGTCGCCGAATACAGGCCGATGCCCATCCCGAGAATCGTCGAGAGAATCACCGACGGCACGCTGTACATCAGGGTGAACGGATACGCATCGAGTATCGCCGCCGAGACGGGCTGTGATCTGGTATCGGACCAGCCCCAGTGGCCGGTGGCGACGTTGCCGACGTAGTTGACGTACCGCTCCCAGACGGGCTTGTCGAGGCCGCGCGCCTGCTTGTAGGCCTGCGCGGCCGACTGGGTGTCCCCACCCGTCTGGGTCGCCTGGAGTTTCGCCTGTGCGAGCCCCGGGTCCGGCGAGAGCTGGAGGAGACCGAAGGTGACGCTCACGATGAGAAAGGCGACCACGACCGCCCAGCCGACCCGCCGGGCGACGTACCACGCCATGCTCATCGCCGTTCACTCCGTCTCGGTGTGAGTTGGTCGTTCACGCGTGCTCCGTCATCACTGCTGCTTGAAGCTCCACGTCCAGTCGTTCCAGTTGCCGAGATACGGACTCTCGCCGTCGGGCGGCCCCTGCACGGCGTCCTGATAGCCGTAGATGTCCGATCCCATGCTCACGAAGTTGTAGGGCTGTTCCTTGCTGAGTTTGCCGAATATCTCCGCATAGATATTCTGGCGCTTTTGCTCGTTCGTCGCCGACGACGCCTTGTCGTACAGCGAATCGAAGTCCGCATCGGGATAGTAACCGGTGTAGTTCGCGCTACCTTTCTTCGTAAAGAAGACGTCGGTGTCGGAGGGCGTGAGCGGATACGTATTCAGGATGACCCCGACCAGCATGTCCCAGGACTGCTGGCTGACCGACTCGTCGCGACCGCCACCGTTGTAGCCGCCCTTGTTCCACTTCGGCTCGCCGCCGCCCTGATAGCTGTTCGAGAGATACTTGTTCGAAATCGTGTTGAACTTCACCGGATCGATCGAGACGTCGATACCGATCTTCCCGTAGGCCTGTTTCATATACTGTGCGAACGTCTTCACCGTGTCGCTCGACGTGGTGATGACGAGGTTGAGCGTCACCTTCCCGTCCGGCCCAGTGAGCGTATCGCCGTCGTAGCTGTAGTCGGTCCCCGAAAGCGCGCTTTCGAGCTTCGAGCGGGCTTTTTCGGGACCGAACTTCTTTCCCACGCCCGTCTTTAGCACCTTCGAATCGTCGTACCACTCCGACCACTGGGGCTGGAAGGTGTGGGCGACCTCGGAGTAGCCCCGAAAGATGTTCTCGACGACGCTCTTTTTGTCCACTGCGTACGAGAGCGCGCGCCGAACCGACTGCTTGCGGAACGGTTTCCAGCCGTTCTTGCGCTGGTTGTAGAAGATCATCGTCAGATAGGGCTGTTTGATCTCCTGGACGGTGATCCCCTGGCGGCCTTTGAACTGCTCGACCTTCGCCGCGGCGACACCCGCTTCGGTAATGTCGCCCGACTTGAGCGCCGAGAGGCGCGTGCTCTGCTCGGGGATGACCTTGTAGGTGTACTGATCGAAGTACGGAACGTCCTGCCAGGCTTTCGGGACGTCGCCGGCGTCGCGGAGGTAGTAGTTCTCGTTTCGCTTGGCGACGAACTCCGATTCGCGGTTGAGGCGGCCGAAACTGTACGGACCGAGGTTGCCCGAATACGCGACGTTCTGGATCTCCTTGTCCTTTTTCAGCCCCTCCGCGTCCTTCTTCGGCACGTACTTCTTCACCAGTTCCTTCGGCATACACCACGCGCCCGAGAGGCTCGGCCGGAGGAGATAGGCGGGGTCGGGCTTCTGGAGGTTGATGTCGAATTTTAGCTTACCTCTCTTCTCGACCGGAATCGGCTTGCCCTCGTCGGTCAGCCAGTCGCTCTGGCCGGTGAACCCCGACCAGTTCGGCTGTGCCTGAAAGACGTTCTTGATCTGGTAGACCCAGTCTTCGGCGGTCATCTGGCCGTAGCCCGCTCCCCACTTGAGGTTCTCGCGGAGCGTCACCGTGTAGGTCCGGTCGTCGTCGGTCGAGACGTCCTTCGCCAGGAGCGGGAATATCTCCTTGTCCTTGGTGATAGTATAGGGGTAATCGAGCAGCAGGCGGATGCGGTTGGCCGTCGGCTGGTCGTCGACCTGCAGCCAGTTCATCGTGGTGATCCCGGTCTGGTCGCCGACAATGTAGTTGCCGCCGACCGTCCGCTTGCCCGACTGGCCTTGCCCACCCGACTGGTTGCCCTGTCCGCCGGAGCCATTCGAGCCGCCACCGTTGCCGCCACCACTACCCCCACCCAAACATCCGGCGAGACCGGCCGCGCCGCCGAGACCGAGTGCTTTCAGGAATTTTCGACGGCGGGCGGAGAAGTTCGTCGTTCGTCCATCGATACCATATCGATTGTTACCGGATGGCATGTATTGACTCAGCCACCATCTGCATAAGTATTTTATCCTCCTAGTAGTAAAAAGACGGATAAAGCACCGGCTCACTCCGGCTCTATGGGAGACCGTCGCGCGGCGGGCGTGCGCTTTCGAAACGCTTAGTGGCGGTGCTCGCCGCTCCCCGGTATGACCGATGCGAGCGTCGACCCGGCGACGGTCCGGCACGTGGCCGCCCTCGCGCGGGTCGACCTCGACGAGAATGAAGTCGAAAGATTCGCCACGCAGTTCGCCGACGTGCTGGAGTACTTCGAGACGCTCGACGAAGTCCCCGAAACCGAGTCCGAACCGGACCTCGTGAACGTCCTGCGCACCGACGAGGTCCACGAGGGACTCTCGCAGGCCGAGGCA
This region of Halococcus sediminicola genomic DNA includes:
- a CDS encoding alanyl-tRNA editing protein: MTEQLYLPDEEYRRAFDARVTDVDDADRTVVLDRTLFYKEGGGQPPDHGSLSWDSGEARVVDVRKDHGEIRHTVEGDLPEEDITVHGELDWERRHAHMRYHTAQHVVSKVVLDEYGASTAGNQIYADHARIDFAPADFDERDLRDIEERANALIDRDLPVEKANRSRAALEAETPDGRTNLDLIPENVDPLRAVSIGDIDICPCGGTHVDGLGELGELEIVERASKGADTERIEFVLHDPD
- a CDS encoding NAD(P)H-binding protein; protein product: MRVLVTGATGFVGGRLASTLAAAGHDLTVITRNAARYDGPPARVVEGDLLEPGSFEDAFEGCAAAYYLVHSMDATDFVERDRRAARHFARAASAADCSRVIYLGGLGRESDALSPHLRSRHEVERLLGAGEYDLTTLRAAVIVGAGGASFEMVRQFVAHLPPVFVLPLPTGVRTDCQPIAIDDVVGYLSAVLDAPETRGKSFDIGGPTVLTYADLLQRTARAHGCWLFVAGVPWLNEHVSARWLARLTDVPETVVAPLMEGLDNTVVVREGAIDEFVTVAHTPIDRAIERAMAGT
- the purL gene encoding phosphoribosylformylglycinamidine synthase subunit PurL, whose translation is MTLSADDRDRVTRELGREPTRAETALFENLWSEHCAYRSSRPLLSAFESEGEHVVMGPGDDAAVVTLPNEELYITFGIESHNHPSYVDPYDGAATGVGGIVRDTLSMGAYPIALLDSLYFGDFDREHSRYLLDGVVEGIADYGNAIGVPTVGGSLAFHEGYEGNPLVNVACVGLLPPDRLLTAEAQHAGNKLVLVGNATGRDGLGGASFASEDLGEDAATEDRPAVQVGDPYAEKRLVEANEALVDEGLVESARDLGAAGLGGASSELVAKGDLGARIDLETVHQREPGMNALEILLAESQERMCYEVAPENTDRVEDIAARFDLGCSVIGEVTGGNYTCLFDGETVVDVPAEFLADGAPANDLPAERPTEPTRNLPATDLETAFEQVVRSPNTASREWIYRQYDHEVGLRTARGPGDDSAVLAIHETDTGLALSVGAEPHWTAANPHEGARAVALENATNLAAKGATPLAAVDCLNGGNPEKPDVYGGFSAIVDGLAEMCETLSVPVVGGNVSLYNDSAAGAIPPTPTLAMVGAREGYHAPPTELVGEGTVVVIGDRALAGHETGLGGSQYLALAGGTDRFPTLPEDSGELIETLAAVADREETLAVHDVSHGGLAVALAEMISGDAGAAVELDGSASAAEHLFHEQPGRAVIETTDPAGVREAFSGVAPVHELGTATDSGRLDLAIDGTELSVSADAIAERRSTLEHTMD
- a CDS encoding rhodanese-like domain-containing protein; its protein translation is MTNRSHDMGVTKGYEELLTEAIAEITTYSVEQAIDRLGDAVFVDVRDAPELDANGRIPGAIHASRGMLEFHIDPESPYHIEEFASDEELLFYCAVGGRSALAVQTAQEMGLSGVANVAGGFEAWTEADGPVADA
- a CDS encoding PHP domain-containing protein; translation: MLSAELHCHSELSFDGRDPVELLLSQAEAVGLDALAVTDHDEIDASLAAAERAADYGLVGIPGSEVTSAAGHVLALGIHERVPAGLPFTETIEHIHEQDGIAVVPHPFQRSRSGVAPHITDAELASADAIEIYNSRLLTGRSNRRAGRFARAHDLPMTAGSDAHIAEMVGQAVTNVGATERTPTGVLDGIRAGRTEVIGKRTPWRISLRQAGGGVKRRIKSRLTSLL
- a CDS encoding NUDIX hydrolase; this encodes METTRHFTATVYLVNDGATALHEHPTLGIRLPPGGHVDRDELPHEAGLREVHEETGLNAELAGSSPNIDAPSGKALPQPRYQMLYDIDVHPDGRVSHQHVDHVYFARVGNRTIAPEGDDEPGSEAWRWYTSDELRASDVDADTMEIGCEAIEVAE